A region from the Brevibacterium paucivorans genome encodes:
- the leuA gene encoding 2-isopropylmalate synthase — protein sequence MNNQKPTPMPFHKYKSFFDRIQIDMKDRTWPDQRITKAPRWLSTDLRDGNQALIDPMTPERKRKMFDLLVKLGFKEIEVGFPAASQHDFDFVRQIIEEDAIPDDVRISVLTQAREDLIERTVESLIGVKKPTVHMYNATAPVFRKVVFGFKGNGYAETTDIAVRGTQAVMKYAESMLGDADFGYQYSPEIFVDTEPQFAVDIVGAVMDQWGPDGERDTVVNLPATVERGTPNTYADQIEWFCRNIDNRDKIAISLHPHNDRGTGVAAAEMGLMAGADRVEGCLFGNGERTGNLDLVTVAMNLYTQGVDPELDFSNIDEVIHTVEECNQIGVHERHPYGGDLVFTSFSGSHQDAINKAFKDREKKAQEAGIAVDNMEWDMPYLPVDPKDLGRSYEAVIRVNSQSGKGGVTYLLKSEYGLDLPRRMQVEFSKVVQNRTESGGEVSARDMWQLFRDEYLPAEASEMQWGRFRPLSFKTESQSEEFDSRLTERIELAFLVDGQERSYVGHGNGPLDATVNVLNEHFGLDVRIQDYTEHAIGAGADTMAAAYVELSVGDRVLWGAGMHPNITRASIRALISAVNRAVRDDA from the coding sequence ATGAACAACCAAAAACCCACCCCCATGCCGTTCCACAAATACAAGTCGTTCTTTGACCGCATTCAGATCGACATGAAGGACCGCACGTGGCCAGATCAGCGGATCACGAAGGCACCTCGGTGGCTCTCAACGGACCTGCGCGACGGTAACCAGGCGCTCATCGACCCCATGACGCCGGAGCGCAAGCGCAAAATGTTCGACTTGTTGGTCAAGCTCGGTTTCAAAGAAATCGAGGTGGGGTTCCCCGCAGCCAGCCAGCACGACTTCGACTTCGTACGCCAGATCATTGAAGAAGACGCAATCCCGGACGACGTGCGGATCTCCGTTCTGACACAAGCACGTGAAGACCTCATCGAACGCACTGTCGAGTCGCTGATAGGAGTTAAGAAACCAACCGTCCACATGTATAACGCGACGGCTCCGGTTTTCCGCAAAGTCGTGTTTGGGTTCAAAGGCAACGGGTACGCCGAAACCACAGACATTGCGGTGCGAGGCACACAGGCCGTGATGAAGTACGCCGAATCGATGCTGGGAGATGCCGACTTTGGCTACCAGTACTCGCCAGAAATTTTTGTCGACACGGAACCCCAGTTCGCGGTGGACATCGTGGGAGCCGTCATGGACCAGTGGGGACCAGACGGTGAACGCGACACTGTGGTGAACCTTCCTGCGACGGTAGAACGCGGAACGCCAAACACGTACGCCGACCAGATCGAATGGTTCTGCCGCAACATCGACAACCGCGACAAGATCGCAATCTCCCTCCACCCGCACAACGACCGCGGAACCGGTGTCGCTGCGGCCGAAATGGGACTCATGGCAGGAGCCGACCGCGTAGAAGGGTGCCTGTTCGGAAACGGTGAGCGCACCGGTAACTTGGACCTGGTCACGGTTGCGATGAACCTGTACACGCAGGGCGTGGACCCTGAACTCGACTTCTCCAACATCGACGAAGTGATCCACACGGTGGAGGAGTGCAACCAGATCGGGGTTCACGAACGCCACCCATACGGCGGAGACCTGGTGTTCACCTCGTTCTCGGGGTCGCACCAGGACGCCATTAACAAGGCGTTCAAAGACCGTGAAAAGAAAGCCCAGGAAGCCGGCATCGCGGTCGACAACATGGAATGGGACATGCCGTACCTGCCGGTGGACCCCAAGGACTTGGGCCGTTCATACGAGGCGGTTATTCGCGTCAACTCGCAGTCGGGCAAGGGTGGAGTCACCTACCTGCTCAAGAGCGAATACGGATTGGATCTGCCACGGAGGATGCAGGTGGAGTTCTCGAAAGTCGTGCAGAACCGCACAGAATCGGGCGGAGAAGTTTCGGCTCGCGACATGTGGCAACTGTTCCGGGATGAATACCTGCCGGCCGAGGCGTCTGAAATGCAGTGGGGTCGTTTCCGTCCGCTGAGCTTTAAGACCGAATCACAGTCCGAAGAGTTCGACTCGCGTTTGACCGAACGCATCGAGCTGGCCTTCTTGGTAGACGGCCAGGAACGTTCCTATGTGGGCCATGGCAACGGTCCTCTTGACGCAACCGTGAACGTGCTCAACGAGCACTTCGGTCTTGACGTCCGCATTCAGGACTACACCGAACACGCGATTGGTGCCGGAGCCGACACCATGGCAGCCGCCTATGTTGAGCTCTCCGTTGGCGACCGTGTGCTGTGGGGTGCTGGAATGCACCCGAACATCACACGAGCATCGATTCGTGCTCTCATTTCCGCCGTCAACCGGGCAGTTCGCGACGACGCGTGA
- a CDS encoding ABC transporter ATP-binding protein, with protein sequence MAAFSGLTRLVTNACQIAVILVGTFMVIKGHTEVGVLTAFLMSLRRFYGPLNELIQNFNLYQSAKAALEKVAAVLAVSPPTVTTRPGSEKELPETTSGRRIELTGVEFAYADGATVLPRMNLTVDAGQTVALVGATGAGKSTLVKLITRFYDPKAGFVSVDGVDIRDISDAELRRNIVMVTQESYLFSGSIADNIRVGKPDATDAEVEDAARAVGLHDYVAGLPDGYNTDVKKRGGRLSSGQRQLVSFARVFLADPRVIVLDEATAHLDIPTERLVQKALESVLADRTAIIIAHRLSTVAIADRVLVIDAGRVVEDGTPDELIHARGRFSQLHSAWRDTLA encoded by the coding sequence GTGGCCGCCTTTTCGGGCCTCACCCGTCTGGTGACCAACGCGTGCCAGATCGCCGTGATTCTCGTGGGTACGTTCATGGTGATAAAGGGACACACTGAGGTGGGCGTTCTGACCGCATTCCTCATGTCTCTTCGCCGTTTTTACGGGCCGCTGAATGAACTGATCCAGAACTTCAACCTGTACCAGTCGGCCAAGGCCGCGTTGGAAAAGGTCGCCGCGGTCCTCGCCGTGTCCCCCCCCACCGTGACCACCCGACCGGGTTCGGAGAAAGAACTGCCGGAGACGACCTCGGGACGCCGGATTGAGTTGACCGGTGTCGAGTTCGCGTATGCCGACGGCGCGACCGTTCTTCCTCGTATGAATCTCACTGTGGACGCTGGACAGACGGTGGCCCTGGTGGGTGCGACGGGTGCGGGGAAGTCCACTCTGGTCAAACTTATCACCCGGTTTTACGACCCCAAGGCGGGGTTCGTGAGCGTCGACGGTGTGGATATACGCGATATCAGCGATGCCGAACTACGCCGCAATATCGTCATGGTGACGCAGGAGTCGTACCTGTTTTCTGGATCGATTGCCGACAACATTCGCGTGGGTAAACCAGACGCCACGGACGCCGAGGTGGAAGATGCCGCGCGTGCTGTGGGCCTTCACGACTATGTGGCTGGGCTCCCGGACGGTTACAACACCGATGTGAAGAAACGTGGCGGTCGGTTAAGCTCCGGGCAGCGACAACTCGTGTCGTTTGCGCGAGTGTTCCTGGCCGATCCGCGAGTGATCGTGCTGGATGAGGCCACAGCGCATCTAGACATTCCCACCGAGCGGCTCGTGCAAAAAGCGCTCGAATCGGTTCTTGCTGACCGCACGGCGATCATCATCGCGCACCGTCTCTCCACGGTCGCGATCGCCGACCGAGTCTTAGTCATCGACGCCGGTCGGGTGGTTGAGGACGGTACACCCGATGAGCTCATTCACGCCCGCGGGCGCTTCTCGCAGCTCCACAGCGCGTGGAGGGACACCCTCGCCTAA
- the recO gene encoding DNA repair protein RecO, translated as MRFYRDTGIVVGHTKLGEADLIVSILTRDHGLVRAVAKGVRRTKSRFGSRLDLFMMVDFQAHIGRNLDIVTQVVLVEPFGHGIVGDYDVFAAAAAMAETAAKLTENEPNTRDQYLLLSAALRSLCNREHPPRLALNAYLLRAMRTAGWEPGLDACVSCGAPGPHRAFSFSSGGVVCVACRTAADANAGEDATVLLHNLLNANWADAHLAHTHAVNRASRIVYDYVQWHLERRVKSLNLVEVQ; from the coding sequence GTGAGGTTTTATCGGGATACGGGCATTGTGGTTGGCCACACCAAACTTGGTGAGGCCGACCTCATTGTCTCGATCCTGACGCGCGACCACGGTCTGGTCCGTGCCGTTGCGAAAGGTGTACGTCGCACCAAAAGTCGCTTCGGGTCACGTCTCGACCTGTTTATGATGGTCGACTTCCAAGCCCACATTGGGCGCAACCTCGACATCGTCACGCAAGTAGTACTTGTCGAACCGTTTGGACACGGGATCGTGGGGGACTATGACGTGTTTGCCGCGGCTGCCGCTATGGCCGAAACCGCGGCGAAACTGACCGAAAACGAACCCAATACGCGCGATCAGTACCTGCTGCTGTCAGCAGCGTTACGGTCGTTGTGCAACCGGGAACATCCACCTCGGCTAGCCCTGAATGCCTACCTACTGCGCGCCATGCGCACGGCGGGCTGGGAGCCGGGACTCGATGCATGTGTCAGTTGTGGCGCTCCCGGGCCCCACCGCGCGTTCTCCTTTTCCAGCGGGGGAGTCGTGTGCGTTGCGTGCCGAACTGCGGCCGATGCGAACGCCGGGGAAGACGCGACCGTTCTTTTGCACAACCTGCTCAATGCGAACTGGGCCGACGCGCACCTCGCTCACACACACGCCGTCAACCGTGCGTCTCGGATTGTGTACGACTACGTACAGTGGCACTTGGAACGTCGCGTGAAATCCCTCAACCTTGTGGAGGTCCAATGA
- a CDS encoding dihydrofolate reductase family protein, whose translation MTPATTDPTTDLWTVLPQHRPLPPTSGEPHLVELYDSHMPPDSVRVQSNMVISVDGAVAGADGLSRSVSTPADMRVFSVVRSLADAVVVGAQTVRTERLTRMSAKPAHLDQRHARGQAHVPVMVIVTSSGNLPWDRINARGTSPVVVATNTSDPHVLADLNRHADDVLTCDLSPQAVKDALVARGLRRLVCEGGPSVLAQWMDAGLIDEMCLTVSPKLLSTPGAPRLFGQGIVTARDVEVLSLVTDGQSMMYRLKVQTRDSSR comes from the coding sequence GTGACCCCAGCAACCACGGACCCAACCACCGACCTCTGGACGGTCCTGCCTCAACACCGCCCACTGCCTCCCACCTCGGGCGAACCCCATCTTGTCGAACTCTACGACTCCCACATGCCACCTGACAGTGTCCGCGTGCAGTCCAACATGGTCATCAGCGTGGACGGCGCCGTAGCTGGCGCCGACGGCCTGTCGCGTTCCGTATCCACCCCAGCCGATATGCGGGTGTTTTCCGTAGTGCGGTCACTTGCCGATGCGGTGGTGGTGGGCGCTCAGACCGTCCGCACCGAACGCCTCACCCGGATGTCTGCCAAGCCGGCCCACCTGGACCAACGCCACGCTCGCGGGCAGGCCCATGTCCCCGTCATGGTGATTGTGACCTCCAGTGGGAACCTTCCGTGGGATCGCATCAATGCGCGCGGAACGTCACCCGTTGTGGTGGCTACGAACACCTCAGACCCGCACGTCCTTGCAGACCTGAACCGTCACGCTGACGACGTACTCACGTGCGATCTGAGCCCGCAAGCGGTGAAAGACGCCCTGGTTGCCCGAGGTCTGCGTCGCCTTGTGTGCGAAGGTGGCCCCAGCGTGTTAGCACAGTGGATGGATGCCGGGCTCATCGATGAAATGTGCCTGACCGTCTCACCTAAACTGCTGAGCACCCCGGGCGCTCCCCGGTTGTTCGGTCAGGGGATTGTAACTGCGCGAGACGTTGAGGTTTTGAGCCTGGTCACCGACGGCCAGTCCATGATGTACCGGCTCAAAGTACAGACCCGCGACTCTAGTCGTTGA
- a CDS encoding DUF6636 domain-containing protein, whose amino-acid sequence MSNRDHERESLTRQLFVRPQTSDAAGESSQEATRSLSLEELQEMGRQSKTDDYSAPTTQFTPSDLGSYGPSNQSQRSEQPQQPQQPPRPPQSPPQQPIPSPPQQQPPSQPQPQAYPAAQPQAQPQAQPYVAQPAKPKRKVPGIAIAMMVVAVLAALGICGYIVFDQMQRSNANSQADNQTSGDGGSIGGEESEDTDGEDTEGSGEDGATDDSEDGKGDEAKDVKAFMSPSSNIVCTIDADRARCTIREFDYDPGDAPKECDVDPYGSVVVVEKNASGFSCVKRGLPTEASVLDYGETVSAHGFTCRSGEDGMTCESSEGHKFRVARATADFDG is encoded by the coding sequence ATGAGCAACCGTGACCACGAGCGTGAATCACTCACCCGTCAACTCTTTGTGCGTCCCCAAACGTCGGACGCGGCGGGCGAAAGCTCTCAGGAAGCTACACGTAGCTTAAGCCTTGAAGAACTCCAAGAAATGGGTCGCCAGAGCAAGACAGACGACTACTCCGCACCCACCACCCAGTTCACCCCTTCTGACCTTGGGTCGTACGGGCCCTCCAACCAGTCACAACGCTCAGAGCAGCCACAACAACCCCAGCAACCACCTCGGCCTCCTCAGTCGCCTCCTCAGCAACCCATTCCTTCTCCACCCCAACAGCAACCACCGTCACAGCCCCAACCACAGGCTTATCCTGCGGCTCAGCCACAAGCTCAACCACAGGCTCAGCCATACGTAGCACAGCCCGCAAAACCCAAGCGGAAAGTTCCAGGGATAGCGATCGCCATGATGGTGGTCGCTGTGCTCGCGGCACTGGGGATCTGCGGGTACATCGTGTTCGACCAGATGCAACGGTCAAATGCGAACTCGCAGGCTGACAATCAAACCAGTGGTGACGGCGGAAGCATCGGCGGTGAAGAGTCGGAGGACACTGACGGCGAGGACACTGAAGGCTCCGGCGAAGACGGCGCGACTGATGACTCCGAGGACGGCAAAGGCGACGAAGCAAAAGACGTGAAAGCGTTCATGTCGCCTTCAAGCAACATTGTGTGCACGATTGATGCCGACAGGGCGCGGTGTACGATCCGCGAATTTGATTACGACCCCGGCGACGCCCCTAAGGAATGCGACGTGGATCCGTACGGCTCCGTTGTCGTGGTGGAAAAGAACGCATCGGGTTTCTCCTGTGTGAAACGTGGACTACCTACAGAAGCGAGCGTCCTGGACTACGGCGAAACAGTGAGCGCACACGGCTTCACCTGCCGTTCCGGCGAAGACGGTATGACGTGTGAGTCCTCCGAAGGGCATAAGTTTCGGGTAGCGCGAGCTACTGCCGACTTCGACGGGTGA
- a CDS encoding isoprenyl transferase → MSQAIPRHPSGATPPDIPADILPTHVAVVMDGNGRWANERGLARTEGHKAGEASLLDVIYGAMEIGVKYLSAYAFSTENWKRSPEEVRFLMGFNRDVIRRRKEELHAAGVRIVWAGRRGRLWRSVIKELEDAQELTKNNTALTLQFCVNYGGRAELVDAMNAAVEDAIAGKIKPGKLTERSLHSRLYNPDIPDVDLFLRSSGEQRTSNFLLWQSAYAEMVFQNVLWPDVDRRTLWDAILEYAQRDRRFGGAVDKPQNT, encoded by the coding sequence ATGAGCCAAGCAATCCCGCGCCACCCCAGTGGAGCAACCCCACCGGACATCCCGGCTGACATTCTGCCCACGCATGTGGCAGTGGTGATGGACGGAAATGGTCGCTGGGCCAACGAACGTGGACTTGCTCGAACCGAAGGGCACAAAGCAGGCGAAGCGTCCCTGCTCGACGTGATTTACGGGGCCATGGAAATCGGCGTGAAGTATTTGAGCGCCTACGCTTTTTCCACTGAAAACTGGAAACGGTCCCCAGAAGAAGTCCGCTTCCTCATGGGATTTAACCGCGACGTGATCCGCAGGCGCAAGGAAGAACTTCACGCCGCCGGGGTCCGCATCGTGTGGGCGGGTCGTCGTGGCCGCCTCTGGCGCTCGGTGATTAAAGAACTGGAAGACGCTCAGGAACTCACAAAGAACAACACGGCACTCACCCTCCAGTTCTGTGTGAACTACGGTGGACGAGCGGAACTCGTCGACGCCATGAACGCTGCGGTCGAAGATGCGATTGCCGGCAAGATCAAGCCGGGGAAGCTCACGGAACGTAGCCTGCACAGCAGACTCTACAACCCCGACATTCCTGACGTGGACTTGTTCCTGAGGTCATCGGGGGAGCAGCGCACCTCGAACTTCCTCTTGTGGCAGTCCGCGTATGCGGAAATGGTGTTCCAAAACGTGCTGTGGCCCGACGTCGACCGGCGGACCCTGTGGGACGCGATCCTCGAGTACGCTCAGCGTGACCGGCGTTTCGGCGGGGCCGTGGATAAGCCCCAGAACACTTAG
- a CDS encoding L,D-transpeptidase family protein, translating to MFVKKTVTLALCTGGVLAAITAYPAVSDEQQELQPPALRTPAPALKDDPSQSTYLEAPRVNLGTDRTTQGLIPGVGPNTMAQLPSDARQVLVATSAQPSDTASSLRLYEYRDGKWQHVKAFASHNGRAGWRENRTEGDETTPAGVFSLSDAGGTLKNPGSKLPYTQDTNLSATAQNVYGPDYAEVFDYVIAIDFNRVTGTAPTNTERPHGKKIGGGIWLHVDHGKGTNGCVTVQKDEMAWLLRNLDPGKNPHIVMGDQAFISK from the coding sequence ATGTTCGTAAAGAAAACTGTGACCCTTGCGCTGTGTACAGGTGGCGTTCTCGCCGCCATCACTGCCTACCCTGCAGTTTCCGACGAACAGCAAGAACTCCAGCCACCGGCGTTGCGCACGCCCGCCCCAGCTCTGAAAGACGACCCTTCCCAGAGCACATACCTGGAAGCACCTCGGGTAAACCTGGGAACGGACCGCACCACGCAGGGGCTCATTCCGGGCGTTGGCCCCAACACCATGGCCCAGCTTCCCAGCGACGCCCGCCAGGTGTTGGTCGCGACATCGGCTCAACCTTCCGACACAGCTTCGTCGCTCAGGCTATACGAATACCGTGACGGAAAGTGGCAGCACGTTAAAGCTTTTGCCTCCCACAACGGGCGCGCCGGTTGGCGTGAAAATCGTACCGAAGGCGACGAAACCACTCCCGCTGGCGTGTTTTCCTTGTCGGATGCCGGAGGAACGCTGAAGAACCCTGGTTCTAAACTGCCGTACACTCAGGACACCAACTTGTCGGCAACCGCGCAGAACGTGTACGGGCCCGACTACGCAGAAGTTTTCGACTACGTCATCGCAATTGACTTCAACCGCGTCACGGGCACCGCACCCACCAACACCGAACGCCCGCACGGCAAGAAGATCGGTGGTGGCATCTGGTTGCACGTCGACCACGGAAAAGGAACCAACGGGTGTGTGACAGTGCAAAAGGATGAAATGGCCTGGCTTCTGCGCAATCTTGACCCGGGCAAGAACCCTCACATCGTCATGGGTGACCAGGCGTTCATCTCCAAGTGA